A genomic window from Desulfobacterales bacterium includes:
- a CDS encoding DUF167 domain-containing protein, which produces MFAITEKPEGLVFKIFVQPKASKNMIAGLYGDALKIKLTAPPVEGAANRMCLKYLAKCLKIPPASLEILSGHSSRTKRILLRYENDNGSKTEKKRIMEKVMGLLPGS; this is translated from the coding sequence ATGTTTGCCATTACCGAAAAACCCGAAGGGCTCGTCTTTAAAATTTTTGTGCAGCCCAAGGCATCCAAGAACATGATAGCGGGCCTTTATGGTGACGCCCTCAAAATAAAACTGACCGCCCCGCCGGTGGAAGGGGCCGCCAACCGGATGTGCCTTAAATACCTGGCAAAATGCCTCAAAATCCCCCCGGCTTCACTTGAAATTCTTTCCGGCCACAGCAGCCGCACCAAGCGAATCCTGCTTCGCTATGAAAACGATAATGGTTCCAAAACAGAAAAAAAGCGCATTATGGAAAAGGTGATGGGACTGCTGCCGGGGTCGTAA
- a CDS encoding NfeD family protein: protein MKLNNKFLRRSLRVIFRYALFQLPDLFILILILLILQHFLKIHGYAILIIIGIWILKDIALYPFIGRFYDPDYQKDWFSMVGKKGIVKKSLKPKGKILVKGELWKAEVVEKDITIHSGETVVVQGIKGLNLLVVPEISQKTLTNDPA, encoded by the coding sequence ATGAAACTTAACAATAAGTTCTTAAGGCGTTCACTTCGGGTTATTTTTAGGTATGCGCTTTTTCAATTACCGGACCTCTTTATACTGATTTTAATCTTACTCATTCTGCAGCATTTTCTGAAAATACACGGGTATGCGATATTAATTATCATAGGTATTTGGATTTTAAAAGACATCGCTCTATATCCGTTTATTGGCCGCTTTTATGATCCAGATTACCAGAAAGACTGGTTTTCAATGGTGGGTAAAAAAGGAATTGTAAAGAAATCGCTTAAACCAAAAGGTAAAATTCTTGTAAAGGGAGAGTTGTGGAAAGCCGAAGTAGTGGAAAAGGACATAACAATTCATAGCGGTGAAACGGTTGTGGTTCAGGGAATTAAAGGTCTAAATCTGTTGGTTGTGCCAGAAATTTCGCAGAAAACCCTAACTAATGATC